One window from the genome of Dyadobacter sp. CECT 9275 encodes:
- a CDS encoding methyltransferase family protein — protein MELIKEFDKQGNFLFKYRGTLPIIILFLGLSVHAYVRWEDARTGNTDFTENGYEFFCLCVALLGLVIRILTVGYAQKNTSGRNTARQVADHLNTSGMYSIVRHPLYLGNFFMWLGVAMLTQHTWFIVAFILLYWLYYERIMYAEEQFISKKFGKSFSEWASRTPAIVPYISQWNNPNLEFSTKKILRQEKNGFAAIFILFFLFDTVGEYITYGDVQFRNIHWLFLCLGSCVTYMVLKLMKNSSFLKPGVHR, from the coding sequence ATGGAACTTATCAAGGAATTTGACAAACAGGGAAACTTCCTGTTTAAGTACAGGGGCACGCTGCCAATTATTATCCTTTTTCTCGGCCTGAGTGTACATGCTTATGTACGCTGGGAGGATGCCAGAACAGGAAATACTGATTTTACAGAAAACGGATATGAATTCTTTTGTCTTTGCGTGGCTTTGCTTGGCCTGGTGATCAGAATACTGACCGTAGGGTATGCCCAGAAAAATACTTCGGGCCGTAACACTGCCAGACAAGTAGCCGATCACCTCAATACCTCCGGGATGTATTCCATTGTGAGGCACCCGCTTTACCTGGGCAATTTCTTCATGTGGCTGGGCGTGGCCATGCTGACGCAGCACACCTGGTTTATTGTGGCCTTCATCCTGCTTTACTGGCTTTATTATGAGAGAATTATGTATGCAGAGGAGCAATTTATAAGTAAAAAATTCGGGAAATCGTTTTCCGAATGGGCTTCCCGCACGCCAGCCATTGTTCCTTATATAAGCCAGTGGAACAACCCCAACCTTGAATTCAGTACCAAAAAGATATTACGCCAGGAAAAAAACGGTTTTGCCGCCATTTTTATACTTTTCTTCCTGTTTGATACGGTGGGTGAATATATCACTTACGGCGATGTACAATTCCGGAACATACATTGGCTTTTCCTTTGCCTCGGAAGCTGTGTCACATATATGGTACTAAAATTGATGAAAAACAGCTCATTCCTGAAACCCGGCGTACACCGGTAA